In Erigeron canadensis isolate Cc75 chromosome 6, C_canadensis_v1, whole genome shotgun sequence, the following are encoded in one genomic region:
- the LOC122603684 gene encoding germacrene A synthase short form-like, producing the protein MAKTSIVRPIANFPPSLWGDRFLSFDVDNLELDDYLAAMKEPSDEMQRLIVDPGMDTNEKLRLINCVGRLGLSYLFIKDIECELEKLFKELDMEEYNQFDLYTTSVNFLVFRQYGYKLSCDVFNKFKDVSTGKFKEHMKTDVKGMLCLYECTHLGIRGESILDEALAFTESHLKAIVETLEGTLAQQVKQGLKFPCQRGLPIVEARLYFSNFEEECSIYDALPKLAKAHFSYFQLIQKDELSRLTKWSKDMKFQTIATYTRDKMPELYLWVLAVFLEPRHVEARIITTKIAQLVLVLDDTFDAYATIEELRLLTDAISRWEVGSVEQLPEFIKPFYQILLNEYAEWEKELAKEGRENVVYASKKAFQELARAYLREAEWRHSGTVPSFQEYYENGLVTSTYNLLAKSSLVGMGKIVDEEALAWYESHQKILEASELIARLHNDVVSFEFEREREHRATGIDAYMKTFGVTEDVAVKELKEMIENAWKDINEGCLKPTKVSMELLAPIVNLSRVIYVAYRFNDGFTFSDMTLKDYITLLFEASVPV; encoded by the exons ATGGCCAAAACCAGCATCGTGCGTCCTATTGCTAACTTCCCTCCTTCCTTATGGGGTGATCGTTTCCTATCTTTCGACGTGGACAACTTG GAATTGGATGATTACCTTGCAGCCATGAAAGAACCAAGTGATGAGATGCAAAGATTGATCGTTGATCCGGGCATGGATACAAATGAAAAACTAAGATTAATCAACTGCGTGGGTCGTCTTGGTTTAAGCtatctttttataaaagataTCGAATGTGAACTCGAAAAACTTTTCAAGGAGCTTGATATGGAAGAATACAACCAATTTGATCTTTATACAACTTCGGTGAACTTCCTTGTTTTTCGACAATATGGATATAAACTATCTTGTG ATGTGTTTAACAAATTTAAAGATGTTAGCACCGGAAAATTCAAGGAACACATGAAAACCGATGTGAAGGGCATGTTGTGCTTATATGAATGTACACATTTAGGAATACGGGGTGAATCTATATTGGATGAGGCCTTGGCATTCACAGAATCGCATTTAAAGGCTATCGTAGAAACTCTTGAAGGAACTCTCGCACAACAGGTGAAGCAAGGCTTGAAGTTTCCTTGTCAACGAGGATTGCCGATAGTAGAGGCAAGGCTATATTTctcaaactttgaagaagaatgttCAATATACGATGCACTACCGAAGCTTGCAAAAGCACATTTTAGTTACTTTCAACTAATTCAAAAAGATGAACTGTCCAGGCTCACAAA ATGGTCTAAGGACATGAAATTCCAAACAATAGCTACATACACAAGGGATAAAATGCCAGAATTGTACCTATGGGTGTTAGCTGTATTCTTGGAGCCTCGCCACGTCGAAGCAAGGATTATAACAACAAAAATTGCGCAACTGGTGTTGGTGTTAGATGACACATTCGATGCCTATGCAACTATTGAGGAGCTTCGGCTTCTAACAGATGCCATAAGCAG GTGGGAAGTTGGATCTGTGGAGCAACTTCCAGAATTTATCAAACCATTTTATCAAATTCTCCTCAATGAGTATGCTGAATGGGAAAAAGAATTGGCTAAAGAAGGAAGGGAAAATGTGGTTTATGCTTCAAAAAAAGCT TTTCAAGAATTAGCTAGAGCCTATCTTAGGGAGGCTGAGTGGAGACATAGTGGAACTGTACCATCATTCCAAGAGTACTATGAGAATGGATTGGTAACTTCTACCTACAATCTTCTTGCAAAATCTTCTTTAGTAGGCATGGGCAAAATTGTGGATGAAGAAGCTTTGGCTTGGTATGAAAGTCATCAAAAAATACTTGAAGCCTCGGAACTAATTGCGAGACTCCATAACGATGTCGTGAGCTTTGAG TTCGAGCGTGAAAGAGAACATAGAGCTACAGGTATAGATGCATACATGAAGACTTTTGGAGTGACCGAAGATGTAGCTGTTAAAGAACTCAAGGAAATGATCGAAAATGCATGGAAGGACATTAACGAGGGATGTCTAAAGCCAACCAAAGTGTCGATGGAATTGCTTGCTCCGATTGTTAATCTTTCACGGGTGATATATGTGGCCTACAGGTTCAATGATGGATTCACCTTCTCGGACATGACCTTGAAAGACTATATCACTCTCTTATTTGAGGCTTCTGTCCCCGTATAA